In Nitrospira sp., the genomic stretch CTGGCCACGGCTGCTATGCACGCCGTGGGCAGGGAGCCTGGCCGTCGAGTCGGAGGATTCCTGGCGCGAGCTGTGGGGCCGAATCGGACGAGAATTCTATCGGTGCTTTGCGTTCGGAGACCGTAACATACGACGTGACATGATCTTGCGTGCCGATGCAGCCGGCGCAAGCGAGCTGGCTGCCGAGCTGGAACGGTGGAGGTTAAGGCTGGAATTCGACACCGACAGGTAGTCGAAGATCGGGCCCCGCGACGGGCGGTCGTTCAGCCAACGCAGGAATCGCATGACGAACCGGGAAGGAATAGTCAGCTTCGCGCATCCAATCAAAGTAAAAGGGGCGCGGCCACCGTGGTCTGCGCTCAGGATCGTGAACCCACACTTTGGAGACCTCAATAATGTCCAGTTGTCGAATCAATATTGGTGGTGTGCTCGCGGTTATCGCAATCGCCGGCTTGGCCGCGACGGCAGCGGTTGCACAGCACGCGGGACACGATTACTCGGCTGACACTACACAGGAGAGTGCCCAAGCATTGCCAAAATGCCCCGTGACCGGAGAGCCTGTGAACCTGGCAGTCAGCACGCCAACCGACGAAGGACCGGTCTTTTTCTGCTGCAAGGACTGCGTGCCCAAATACAAGGCCAAGCCGCAGCAGTACGCCGACCAGGTGGCGGCGCAGCGGGCGACGTTGTTAAAGCGGCCGAAGATACAGGTAAGCTGTCCTGTGTCGGGCGATCCCGTCGACACCAAGGTGTTCACCGAAGTCAAGGGACAGAAGGTGTTCTTTTGCTGCAAGGGGTGCATCAGCAAATTCGAAGGTGATCCGGGCAAATACAAGTCCGACCTTGCAAATAGCTATACGTATCAAACCAAATGTCCGGTGATGGAGGAAGAGATTGATCCGAAAGCCAGTACCGCGTTGACCGATGGGCGACGCGTGTATTACTGCTGCCAGCGCTGCGAAGACGAGCTTCTTGGCGCTCCGGCGAAGTACATTCCAAACCTGAAGGCTCAGGGATACGACTTCAAGCCCGAGGAAATGAAGCACGATCAACCGAAAGACAAGGATCCCAGCCAAGATGGACACGGCCACGACCACGATGGCCACGGTCACTAACAATCACGGGAGGACAACATGAAAACAGTGAACGCTGGTTGGCGAGCCGGCGGGTTTGTCGGAGCAACGGCGATTTTTCTCCAGCTTGGGAGCAATGGTTGTGGTTTACAGGCTGGCTCACAACTGTCAGGCGGACGAGACGGTGGGAGTGAGCTCACCGGGCTGGCGCTTGATGTCGCAACCAAGGCCAACACCGTCGCCAGTCAGATCGGCGGCCCGACCGGTTTCGGTGGAATGCTGATGGAGGGATATCGCGAGCACATGCTGGAAAATATGGGCTTCCATGGAGCGGACGACCTCGCCGACGCGGACTCGGACATGGGCATCCGATTAACCAACGATTCCACGCAGGATTGTACGTTTCACCTGGCCTACTTCGCGAGCCATATTGGGATGGCAGAGCAGTTGATGGACGTTTCCGTTCAGGCCGGAGACTCACTCACGATTAGCATTCCCTGCTCGGAGATCATCGGCCTGGGTGGCTTGGAGGCACCGGGTGAGGCGGGGTGTCACTTGAGCGATGGTGAGGCCGTGGACAACATGATGGCGGTACCGGGTTTCTTCGAGCAGGACTTCACATGCGACGAGACCTATGCATGCGTTCTCACCTCGGATGTCAACGACCTCGATGGTGACGGCGACACGGAGGAGTTGATTATCGTCAGCGACGCGATGACGTTCCACATGATGAACGGCGGTCCAAGCGGTCACATGCACGGCAACGGGCCCGGCATGATGGGTTCCCATATGGGAATGTGATTCGATGAGCAGGCGGCGAAAGCGCATCCGCAACCGCCGAGGTAGAAACAGTCCTGTCAAGCCGAAGAGACCCAACAACTCTCGGTGGCTAGTGCTGTTGCTTGGATTGGCCCTGGTCGGGATCGTGAGCGCTTACTGGTGGCAGGGAGCAAGCATGCAGGCTCAAGATGGGCCGGTGCGATTGAGCACGGTAGGCGAAATCCTCTGTCCGGTCGGCGGGATGCCCATCAAACAAGACGTGTTAATTCAGACTCCCGAGGGTCCGATTTACTTCTGCTGTCAGCACTGCATCGACCGATACAATGCCGAGCCGTTGGCCTTTCAGGATGCGGTCGAAGCGCAAAGACGCTCTATGAGTGCCGATTCGGAACCCGCGAATTGAATCGTCGTGGAAACGACAACGGGATGCCTGGAGAATTTGCCCTGCCATGAGAACGAGGCACATGCAATTGAGCCGGTGTTGTCCAAGCGTTGGGTCTAGCCGACGTCCAATGGCCGGCGGAATTACGATGCTGGTTTTGCTGCTCGTCGCACCAGCCGGCTGCGCGCTGAACCAACAGGGGCATCGAGAGATCGGCGAGGCGCTCGCCAGTTATGGACGCCGACATGCGTCTGCTGTTTCGCAATACGCCGGTGTGCCGAAGGCAGCTAGTCCAACAGCAACTGCGCCCGCAGTCCGCGATCCCCAGCCGGTAATCGAGGACGGGACGCTCGCGGATCTGATCTCAACGGCGCTGGAGCGAAATCCGGACATCCTCGCATCAATCGACACGGCAAGGAGTGTCGCCAGTCGTATCCCGCAAGTGACCTCGCTTGTGGATCCGATGCTGATGACCAGAACGCTGCCTGAACCTGTTCGAACGGCGGAAGGCGACAACTACTTCGTCTTGGGCGTACAACAGAAACTACCGGTGCCTGAAAAGCTGGACCGGCGTGGGCGGGTGGCTCTCGGTGAAACGCGGATGGCCATCGAGACGCTGGCGCAAACGCGGCTGCGCGTGATTGGAGATGTGAAACGCGCATACTTTCAGCTTTTTGCCATCGATCAGGCTGTGCTGATTACCAAGGAAAACCAAACGCTCATGCGCGATTTGATCCAAGTCGCCCGTGGACAGTTAGTCGCCGGAAAGCGCCAACAGGAGGACGTGTTGAGGGCACAGGTGGAGCTGTCGAACCTGGAAAGCCAACTTGTTGAACTTGGCCAGCGACGGGTGACGACTGTGGCGCTGATTAACTCGATTCTGGATCGCCCGCCATCGACCGAAGTCCCACCGCTGTCGGAATACGACATCCGACGATTGGCCCCGCGCTTGGACGAACTGTTGTCGCAAGCGTACGAGCGGAATCCCGAGCTTCAACGATTCGAGCGGCAGATTGAGCGCGATGAGCAAAGCCTGCAACTCGCCAAACTTGAGTACTGGCCGGATTTCACGGTCGGGCTTGAGTGGATGCAGATGGACCCACGTGGAGCGTTCCGACCGCCCGTCAACCCGCAAACAGGGATGCGCCCGCGCGTCTCGCAGATGAGCGAAGATGGTTCGGATAACTGGGCGATCACTTTCGGCTTCAACGTGCCCATCTGGTTCGAGCGCATTGAGGGCGGGATTCGTGAGGCCCGGGAGCGGCTTTCCGCATCACGACGGCAATTGCGCTCCGCCAAGAACCGGATCACGTACCAGGTGGAGGACGCCCTGGCGCGGATTGATTCGCAACGAGACATCGCCGATTTGTTTGCGACGGCGATCATTCCGCAGGCCGAGCAGGCCTATCAGGTAACGCGTGAGGGATACATCACCGGAACGTCGGATTTCCAGTTCGTGATTGACAACTGGCAGAAGTGGTTGTTCTTCAGATTGCAATACTATCGAACCCTGGGGGACCTGGAGCGAAGCGTGGCCGACTTGGAGCAGGCCGTCGGCGTCAGCGTCATCGAAACGCAGGGTGCCAACACGCCCCAATCAGATGGGGAGGGAGGATAGGACCTTGCGAAGAGTCATTGTGAGCGGATTCGGTGGTTGGGTACGCATTCTTGGAGTGATGCTCGTCGTGATGGCGATAGGTGTCGCCGGCGGGTGGTGGTACTTCGCCAAGCATCAAACGGGTGCCTCGGTAGCCCAAGCGGATGCGAGCGCATCCGCCGCGGACGACGTCTGGTACACCTGCGGGATGCATCCCCAAGTGTTGCAACGTGAACCGGGAATCTGCCCGATCTGCAACATGAAACTGACGCCGATGAAGCAGGACGGCGCCGAAGATGAGGGCGAGCCGTCTGGTCCGCAGGAACGCAAGATCCTCTATTGGCGGGCGCCGATGGATCCGAGCTACGTCTCCGATCGGCCGGGCAAGAGTCCCATGGGCATGGACCTTGTGCCGGTCTACTCCGACGAAGGTGAGACCGTCGGCGGATCCATCATCCGCATTGATCCGGTCACGATCCAAAACATGGGTGTCCGCACGACGCGCGTTCGGCGGGGACCCTTGGTAAAGACCGTTCGCACCGTCGGACGGATCGACTACGACGAGCAGAAGCTCGTCTTCGTTGACACGAAATTCGAGGGGTGGATTGAAAAGCTCTACGTCAACGAAACCGGACAGAGTGTACGGGAGGGCGATCCGCTCTTCGACGTGTACTCGCCCGACATCTACTCGGCACAAGTGGAGTACATTTCGGCGATTCGTAAGCTGCCTACGTTAGAGCGGAGCACGTTCCATGATGCGGTCGAAGACGCACGGCGAATGGTTGATGCGGCGCGGCTCAAGCTGGAGTACTTCGATGTCCCGTCACAACAAATCGAGCGCCTGAGCGAGGTACTGACACCAGTAAAGACGGTGCAAATCCACTCTCCTGCGGATGGCATCGTAGCGGACAAGATGGCTCTCGAAGGCATGCGCATCATGCCGGGCATGCGGCTCTTCACCATTGCCGACCTG encodes the following:
- a CDS encoding RND transporter, with translation MLVLLLVAPAGCALNQQGHREIGEALASYGRRHASAVSQYAGVPKAASPTATAPAVRDPQPVIEDGTLADLISTALERNPDILASIDTARSVASRIPQVTSLVDPMLMTRTLPEPVRTAEGDNYFVLGVQQKLPVPEKLDRRGRVALGETRMAIETLAQTRLRVIGDVKRAYFQLFAIDQAVLITKENQTLMRDLIQVARGQLVAGKRQQEDVLRAQVELSNLESQLVELGQRRVTTVALINSILDRPPSTEVPPLSEYDIRRLAPRLDELLSQAYERNPELQRFERQIERDEQSLQLAKLEYWPDFTVGLEWMQMDPRGAFRPPVNPQTGMRPRVSQMSEDGSDNWAITFGFNVPIWFERIEGGIREARERLSASRRQLRSAKNRITYQVEDALARIDSQRDIADLFATAIIPQAEQAYQVTREGYITGTSDFQFVIDNWQKWLFFRLQYYRTLGDLERSVADLEQAVGVSVIETQGANTPQSDGEGG